Proteins from a genomic interval of Anolis sagrei isolate rAnoSag1 chromosome 1, rAnoSag1.mat, whole genome shotgun sequence:
- the DBX1 gene encoding homeobox protein DBX1: MMFPSLIAPPAVYPSLLRPTPALTLPTFPSHTSFLVEDLIRISSSSSSRPSPSPFLPRSSAQPPPSIPSPPPPPPLSGLSRTDPTATSSSSPSSSSPTSSSDVGSSHSGRRPGSSSPGPEATFLKFGVNAILASTPRTDSSHALIQNIPPKAFSFPYFEGSFQPFIRSSYFPAASSVVPIPGTFSWPLAARGKPRRGMLRRAVFSDVQRKALEKMFQKQKYISKPDRKKLAAKLGLKDSQVKIWFQNRRMKWRNSKERELLSSGGCREQTLPTKFNPHPDLSDVGKKGSGEEEEDSSLLSCSASPRHSLNYHQATDLPHLRDRLDPRMLPSPTHSSSPSKPSDFSDSEEEEEEREEEEEEITVS, encoded by the exons ATGATGTTCCCCAGCCTGATCGCCCCTCCGGCGGTGTACCCCAGCCTGCTCCGGCCCACCCCCGCCCTCACCTTGCCCACATTCCCCAGCCACACCAGCTTCCTGGTGGAAGACCTGATCCggatcagcagcagcagcagcagcaggccgTCTCCCTCGCCTTTCCTGCCCCGAAGCAGCGCTCAGCCGCCGCCCAGcatcccttctccccctcctcctcctcctctttcggGGCTCTCCAGGACCGACCCCACGgcaacctcctcttcctccccctcctcttcctcgccCACTTCCTCCTCCGACGTGGGCTCTTCCCATTCCGGCAGAAGGCCCGGCTCCTCCTCGCCCGGCCCCGAGGCCACTTTCCTGAAGTTCGGGGTCAACGCCATCCTCGCCTCCACGCCCCGGACAG aCTCCTCCCACGCGCTGATCCAGAACATCCCCCCGaaggccttctccttcccttACTTCGAAGGCTCCTTTCAACCTTTCATCCGGTCGTCTTATTTCCCAG ctg CCTCCTCTGTGGTGCCTATCCCTGGCACCTTCTCTTGGCCTCTGGCTGCTCGAGGGAAACCACGCAGGGGCATGCTCCGCAGGGCCGTTTTCTCAGATGTTCAGCGCAAGGCTCTGGAGAAAATGTTTCAGAAGCAGAAATATATCAGCAAGCCAGACAGAAAGAAATTGGCCGCCAAGCTGGGCCTAAAAGACTCCCAG GTAAAGATCTGGTTTCAGAACAGAAGGATGAAGTGGAGAAATTCCAAAGAGCGAGAACTACTCTCATCTGGAGGCTGCCGGGAACAAACATTACCCACAAAGTTCAATCCCCACCCAGATCTCAGTGATGTCGGAAAGAAAGGttctggggaggaggaggaagattctTCATTGCTATCCTGCTCAGCCAGTCCCAGGCACTCCTTGAATTATCATCAGGCCACAGATCTCCCACACTTGAGAGACAGACTGGACCCCCGGATGCTCCCTTCTCCCACCCATTCCAGCAGTCCCAGCAAACCTTCAGACTTCTCGGactcagaggaagaggaggaggagagggaggaggaagaggaggagatcaCGGTCTCATAG